The window GGAGTTTATCAAGAAACCATTGATTTCTGTAAGAAAAACGGTGCCTTTGACCCGACCACCATGGGCTCTGTGCCCAATGTAGGGCTTATGGCTCAAAAAGCTGAAGAGTATGGTTCTCATGATAAAACATTCGAAATTCCATCAGCAGGAACTGTAAAAGTAACCGATGCTTCCGGAAATGTAATTTTGGAAAATGTGGTAGCAAAGGGAGATATCTGGAGAATGTGTCAGGTTAAAGATGCACCTATTCAGGATTGGGTTAAACTTGCTGTAAATAGGGCCAAAGCGACAGGTGTTCCTGCTGTTTTCTGGTTGGACGAAAACAGGTCGCATGATGCTGCCCTTATTGCTAAGGTTGAAACTTACCTAAAAGACCACGACACCAGCGGCTTGGAAATCTATATCAAATCTCCGGAAGAAGCCACCCGTTATTCTTTGGAAAGAATAAAAGATGGTAAAGATACCATTTCTGTTACCGGGAATGTATTGAGGGATTACCTGACAGATTTATTCCCAATCTTGGAATTGGGAACTAGTGCGAAAATGCTTTCAGTGGTACCTTTGATGAATGGTGGAGGTTTATTTGAAACCGGTGCCGGAGGATCTGCTCCAAAACACGTTCAGCAGTTTGTAGAAGAAGGTCACCTTAGATGGGATTCTCTTGGAGAATTTTTAGCCTTGGCTGTATCCCTTGATCATTTGGGGGAAACCTTTAATAATGAGCGAGCTAAGGTACTGGGTAAAACCTTGGATGAAGCAACAGCTAAATTTTTGGAGAATGGAAAATCACCTTCCAGAAGAGTGAATGAGCTTGACAACAGAGGAAGCCATTTTTACTTGGCAACTTACTGGGCAGAGGCATTAGCAAACCAAGATGAAGATGCAGCACTCAAAACTATTTTTACTCCGGTAGCCAAAAGCATGAGTGAAAATGAGCAGAAAGTGGTTGATGAATTAAACGGTGCGCAAGGTAGTCCGGTGGATATTGGAGGGTATTATAAACCTGATGAGGAGAAAACCTCTACGGCCATGCGTCCAAGCAAAACTTTAAATGAAATATTAAAAACAATCGTAGCCTAGGTGCAGGTGGTTTTACAAAGAAGCTTATAAATTAAAAAGCCGGAAGATAATTTCTTCCGGCTTTTTTGTTGTTTTATCAGACCGTCATAAAAACCAAGAGTTTTAATGACAAGACTTTTTCAATTCAAATTATAGTCTTTTGATTTTGATATTTCTGAACCAAACATCATCTCCATGATCTTGGAGTACAATTTTACCTTCTTTGTATTTGGCAAAACCTTCCCATTGAGAGAATTTGCTTTCTGCAACCATGGCTTTCCACTGCTCATCCCAAAGTGTAGTTTCCACAGTTTTCACCCCGTTAAGGAAAAATTGCAAGGTATTGTCATTGATGATTATTTCAGTCTTATTCCATTCACCTACCGGCTTGGCAGCTTCTTCGGAGGACTCAATCATGTCGTAAAGATCACCTGCTCTGTGGGTAATGATTTGGCCATCTTTGTGTCCGTCATTGTCAAGCACCTGGTATTCCGGCCCGGTATGGTAAGGTCTGTCATATTCACCATTGTCTTGGACATGAAACATGATGCCACTATTTCCATTTTCTGAGATCTTCCACTCAATTTGCAAGTGAAAATTACCGAAGGTTTCCTTGGTAACAAGATCACCTGCAGAAGCACCTTCGTCTTTTTTTCCAGAATTAAAGTAAAGTACACCATCGGCAGCCTCCCAAGCCTCTCCCGGCTGATCTTTACCAAAACCGGTCCAACCGGTAAGGCTATTGCCATCAAATAAACTTATCCACTCTTCTTCAGTCACGATGATTTCTTCAATGTTCTCTTCTGTTGTCTCTTTCTCACTTTGTGCAGGGCCACAGGCTACTACTGCAAGGGAAAGAGCTGCTATAGACAAAGTTGTTTTTATCATTTCAAATTATTTCTTTAACAATAATACGAATTTTGCAAGATCTTTTGCATCTTCTTCTGAAAGGGTAGGGTGCGCCGGCATAGGAATTTCTCCCCAAGTACCTACACTACCTGCGATAACTCTTCCTGCCAAAAGTTCTACGTTTTCGTCTGTAGACTCATATTTTGCAGCAACATCAGCATAAGAAGGACCTACAATTTTTCTTTCAAGCATATGGCAAGAAGGACAGTCATTTTGGCCCATCAATTCAGAACCCTTGATGAATATAGGATCATCTTTGTACTTTTCCTCAAGGCTAATTTCCTCTACTGGCGCCGGAGGAGGCGCTGTTGTACTCTCGCTAGATGCTGAATCAGAACTTCCGGAGCCCCCACATGCAGAAACGGCTACCATTGCACTGGCAATGAATGCCATACTTAAATTTAAATTAAACTTCATGGTTTGTAATAGTTAGATTAATTAATTCCCAATAATTTTTTATTTAAACCTTCGTCCATTCCGGTGGATGCGAAATCGTCAAAGGTCTTTTCGGTTACTCTTATTATTTTTTCACTTATAAATTTAGCTCCTTCTATGGCTCCATTTTCCGGATGCTTGATGGCACATTCCCACTCTAGCACAGCCCATCCTTCAAAGTCATATTGAGATAGTTTACTAAAAATCGCGTTAAAATCTACCTGGCCATCGCCTAGTGAACGGAACCTTCCAGCTCTTTCTATCCAACTGGAATAACCACCATACACTCCTTGTCTCCCTGTAGGATTAAATTCTGCATCCTTGACATGAAACATTTTTATTCTATCCTTATAGATGTCGATAAAGTCTACATAATTCAAACATTGTAAAACAAAATGGCTTGGGTCATATAGGATATTTGCCCTTTTGTGATGGTTTACTTTTTCAAGAAATAAATCAAAAGTAACCCCATCATGTAAGTCTTCGCCGGGGTGGAGTTCATAACAAACATCCACGCCATATTTGTCAAACTCGTCCAAAATGGGTAGCCATCTTTTCGCCAATTCTTCAAAACCGGTGTCTACCAGACCAGCAGGACGCTGTGGCCAAGGGTAAACTGTATGCCACATTAAGGCACCGCTAAAAGTACCGTGGGTAGTTAAGCCGAAGTTTTTGCTGGCTTTGGCAGCCATCATCAATTGGTTGGTTGCCCATTCTTGTTTGCCTTTAAGGTCACCGGCTAGCTCAGCAGGAGCAAAAGCATCAAAAAGTTCATTGTATGCAGGACTAACTGCCACCAATTGTCCTTGCAAATGGGTGGAAAAGTCAGAGATCTCTACTCCGGCCTCTTTCACAGTATTTTTTATTTGTTCTACATAGTCCAAGTCCTCAGCGGCTTTTTGAAGGTCAATGAGTCTTGCATCCCATGTAGGAATTTGTACAGCTTTGTATCCTATACTTGCAGCCCAAGTACAAATATCTTTTAAATTATTGAAAGGGGCTTTATCATCTACAAACTGAGCCAAAAATAAGGCTGGTCCTTTAATGGTTTTCATAAAGTATTTGGTTATTTAAAGTTCAAATTTAGTCCATTTTTCATTAGAATTG of the Cyclobacterium marinum DSM 745 genome contains:
- a CDS encoding 3-keto-disaccharide hydrolase, whose product is MIKTTLSIAALSLAVVACGPAQSEKETTEENIEEIIVTEEEWISLFDGNSLTGWTGFGKDQPGEAWEAADGVLYFNSGKKDEGASAGDLVTKETFGNFHLQIEWKISENGNSGIMFHVQDNGEYDRPYHTGPEYQVLDNDGHKDGQIITHRAGDLYDMIESSEEAAKPVGEWNKTEIIINDNTLQFFLNGVKTVETTLWDEQWKAMVAESKFSQWEGFAKYKEGKIVLQDHGDDVWFRNIKIKRL
- a CDS encoding c-type cytochrome; translated protein: MKFNLNLSMAFIASAMVAVSACGGSGSSDSASSESTTAPPPAPVEEISLEEKYKDDPIFIKGSELMGQNDCPSCHMLERKIVGPSYADVAAKYESTDENVELLAGRVIAGSVGTWGEIPMPAHPTLSEEDAKDLAKFVLLLKK
- a CDS encoding sugar phosphate isomerase/epimerase family protein — translated: MKTIKGPALFLAQFVDDKAPFNNLKDICTWAASIGYKAVQIPTWDARLIDLQKAAEDLDYVEQIKNTVKEAGVEISDFSTHLQGQLVAVSPAYNELFDAFAPAELAGDLKGKQEWATNQLMMAAKASKNFGLTTHGTFSGALMWHTVYPWPQRPAGLVDTGFEELAKRWLPILDEFDKYGVDVCYELHPGEDLHDGVTFDLFLEKVNHHKRANILYDPSHFVLQCLNYVDFIDIYKDRIKMFHVKDAEFNPTGRQGVYGGYSSWIERAGRFRSLGDGQVDFNAIFSKLSQYDFEGWAVLEWECAIKHPENGAIEGAKFISEKIIRVTEKTFDDFASTGMDEGLNKKLLGIN